The Andrena cerasifolii isolate SP2316 chromosome 15, iyAndCera1_principal, whole genome shotgun sequence genome includes a window with the following:
- the LOC143377145 gene encoding uncharacterized protein LOC143377145 isoform X7 has protein sequence MSKAADDDERRRRSLEAGREMLEKYKAERAGKSKGSSHSQTDEASDDESFHHDKSLGRRESYAHEGVSSRDITQSSVSMSEGEADGDLEGLAGRVAQLEELLQGKEAVVEALHAEIDHLRAEASSPNSSQSQNSSIHGRDIISLYHTKLQEFEKAINKRDNLIEELTWSLQQALAARDNLVSQLNSMNAMQIPDKDDAGSSNHMNIQEKIDALESTISDQRSLIQKLNSELTQIQELAQTLQMERDAQNAEINDFKQQINKLNEQIRLGAASNNLNIAETFEQQKHYEARVEKIKQDMQHILEKVTAETNTNSARFQQELKDLGTKHEVEIMNIQAKYEEHLKQLKEEKKALADQLNKELPDLETRHAKELSIFQGQLAHYKKTVEALKLELVNRSESQQTAHAESNQYKTRLNELKVQSEKARHVQDLDYQKEKEMWGEQIKLHKLQLEDMTAKYIAATAVLESKESIERSLEQALSNAAVLKEENESLKFKLDDLSSRYSAAQSLIENSQAHERTLSNRIYDLEKSWSKLSGVNVSTFSELNETTYQTFDEMAIQYQLTKQKLEEKAELEKLLADRIDGLENDVRQTKEELEQANLTKRSYEKQLKDMKNTCDKYKSEVNSLKRGDSGQADDKKASSKKDAVSDLLLRTEEDQRELKQFKATLEEKEAELMESLKTVHGLTEKLKKSEEECQQLKSGLSAAWAHCADVEEKLNQTLALSDSRLDASAPSSSYSNALAKQFKLGRAASDSMNTTHDQSTDTNKIFYEKSEDNTRTLLQAKLASASEENETLSRKVECLMEKETDYEEAKKKLSCYAMLSENLSAEKERVAEENRGLRRKLEDMHALQESVNQLRAEKESLRKEIDALVCVHDEQISAIKAETASEMRKVQSLMLGVENGTAELHDLKTELETRHAKEMEELRTYFEQKCLLMEKQYSEEIFSQQSKKMSDNDSEIADLTEGLYFGGAGDCLNVSNISERSSRAGSPLGDEQPRHNSSNLISFGKPELEHEANMKALQRELQNKIIEVQEMKLHYEKALGEQKIKYERELHDSRGKERHEFLGNVMNQALLTLESDVEDSWPSELLELRDKLTSNAKREMQNLRHAHAEEVHRLKEEHSKNVARMIDRHQEEVSRIRTAASHYDRKGDVEGVVDERNSLSKTCATLKTLVEELIKYFVICEEEVNSTLINEVLKRQLSDSVVNEKTAQSDEIERPKKDQESTASEARVRRVHFAPQTTEIVSIINSDTETLKAMLEENDGITEKLKHELNNCVRRLKSDSAEILGASLLAGGERRSTFSKELAWVNKVNEELNLKLHQAESLIMSYQEEAEQLKLTILDLQRKLINAESKKEIITEGYGENDEAASDITPQDFSQLQEKARHVLSNGGGDCSYLLQLIEELCSQSDKLMEDARREKEDLQQQQVPLEPTPPPYIHRVCCRKIEAADKQLKATRRFLDEQASERENERDEAARQIHLLQEQLKEREREKERDSRITSEQSTLSREPTSEVPVLQASDISAAVEALESQMRDLSSLMSDTEAKKTETEVELKAAIDKIWVLREIITDLEQQLQIKTEKDESLQLQIHQLETVIAAQTKNQHELVQELDSVKMSSESKHLNEHINHLQEELRKHKLSTEQFNVNSSALKQMKIELRDMQSQLDKRIKDLESAHMCSSTLSLSQPSEDVSIREQLDASRCPTPDDPNSPPMLPLDQLLKLKEKMTKHARAEEVAFKRIKDLDMQVTALKNQNEELQAEQEILQQTASEQLFQIEAMRGRLEQHKQSAPFAQRQATSRLELQLHEANTKFQSLERTIVDKDLELKDMSNQLDRVNQLLQEKEAEIANVVQVESATIQKLKDHLEVAEDEKKILQAKVGVQEHTQLELPRLIDSILADKNEEIDHLKEQLSKKEKQLELYSSLNLDEMQLRELMRQAEPKNSARTLSDILSIHSECEETTEAIRSANVTQGLPNVSTFKVPTPPVLFKSADDSVAPLMNTTKMGIQVPLLDLGFRSQSLSATANQQSMVMDLFHSGLESRSSGTVSVDETDRDSQSRQESTKMQELPEKESDSTHFRPDDRSSGNVSRVTSMKYTQTSINESIKEVENLEIQLQAVREELQVKSALLERREADLAALQKLHDELRQEFKEGAETLTRDKRFYQNQYELSRASEAKIKNDLQEVENVLKLRNEEIQEQKSKMQVNEKIIMELSSENARLKDTGENEQEQARKYAALLQEKLKELQNLRDAILEKDITIETIQTRNMEIENENKQLYEFKTKYQLSKQEIAECQNEIQRLTEGLNNRDQLIRRLEEMARRSSFSGTSSPSNEKDQEIHHLQEYLKEKDKVIRQMSDDSKSLHRALETIQNKMKETGNVVELRRKLKDERRLNAELRSMVEKLSKELSDLKLPAQRSQDDTDIEDMVQRELNLSAHLDRQIMSAIESDTEERVCRAERQTQGQAQQETIQRIMELKLKMSQASKINEELKKLKDDLEIERGMLKCQIAEYEARIFQLKSDLTEESKKVAKLDEELSSERNLVRTLRIQIEKEHRAMQSGQIQDSELIEFLQSKLKTSLDNEAKLRGDLSLLRQEHKSLEIQLSLMKDHVQSQKADDSSQFADLLETERKKYLSLMESFERGERDCAELKDTVRKLQMEKNRFEKQLEMEVEEKEKIVSSLALIEGIKDHLHSDLRRTKEEVKAREAECEWLQKRLKTVSDAETRRQEQRTSEEHELKGLRREINNAREVMMDLEADMKQSKQELTESHDREMKLAETLETLKEREADLLKELSAAKDEEKRLRDKDLRTSNRRESELANEPKVRFASEKNESAKYIQKLKDLTDSNEKLANEKSALQEKLMRVREEKEQLIQRVKLLEAQIKRSRGSQAPNLPHPDYVEKLQHFYGKYLRAHSRRKALTYQKRYLLTIVGGYQLSEENTLSILAQLTKEQRSYTTTGRNRKSPKVRFRSAALVLISIHRMKWLILRWTSGKRAGTKTLLWNMDQSFIPVQKMSTNHSPPVRERPATNGDGGFDGFALEQYYQRIRNIQQTLGLAIAESGSRQTAPE, from the exons ATGAGCAAGGCAGCGGACGACGATGAGCGTAGGAGACGCTCTTTGGAGGCGGGCAGAGAAATG CTGGAAAAGTACAAAGCGGAGAGGGCCGGCAAATCGAAAGGTTCGAGTCACAGCCAGACCGACGAGGCCTCGGACGACGAATCGTTCCATCACGATAAGTCCCTCGGACGCAGGGAGTCTTAC GCGCACGAGGGTGTCTCGTCGAGGGACATAACGCAGAGCAGCGTCAGCATGAGCGAAGGCGAAGCTGACGGAGACTTGGAAGGGCTCGCGGGAAGAGTGGCTCAGTTAGAAGAACTACTGCAGGGGAAAGAAGCCGTGGTCGAAGCCCTGCACGCCGAGATAGACCACCTAAGGGCGGAGGCTTCTTCCCCGAATTCCTCGCAGAGCCAGAATAGCAGCATCCACGGCAGAGACATTATATCCTTGTACCACACAAAA TTGCAGGAGTTCGAGAAGGCAATAAACAAACGTGACAACCTGATCGAAGAGTTGACCTGGTCCCTGCAGCAAGCGTTAGCTGCGAGAGACAATCTAGTGTCTCAATTAAATTCCATGAACGCCATGCAGATACCTGACAAGGACGACGCTGGTTCTTCGAATCATATGAATATACAGGAAAAG ATCGATGCCTTAGAAAGTACCATTAGCGACCAGCGATCGCTGATCCAGAAGTTAAACAGCGAGCTGACCCAGATTCAGGAACTCGCGCAGACTTTACAAATGGAGAGGGACGCCCAGAATGCTGAGATTAACGATTTCAAGCAGCAAATAAACAAGCTGAACGAGCAAATTCGTCTGGGAGCGGCCAGCAACAATTTAAACATAGCCGAGACCTTCGAGCAGCAGAAACACTACGAAGCTCGCGTGGAGAAGATAAAGCAAGATATGCAGCATATCTTGGAGAAGGTCACTGCCGAGACGAACACAAATAGCGCTCGATTTCAACAAGAGCTGAAA GATTTAGGTACGAAGCACGAGGTGGAGATAATGAACATTCAGGCGAAGTACGAGGAACACCTGAAGCAGTtaaaggaggagaaaaaagcCCTGGCTGATCAGTTAAACAAAGAATTACCCGATCTAGAAACGAGACACGCCAAGGAGCTCTCGATATTCCAAGGGCAGTTGGCTCACTATAAAAAAACCGTGGAAGCTTTGAAATTGGAATTGGTGAACCGCTCCGAGTCGCAGCAGACGGCGCACGCTGAGTCCAACCAGTACAAAACTAGGCTGAACGAGCTGAAAGTGCAGTCGGAGAAAGCGCGACACGTGCAAGATCTGGACTACCAGAAGGAAAAGGAGATGTGGGGCGAGCAGATCAAGCTGCATAAATTGCAGCTAGAAGACATGACTGCGAAGTACATCGCCGCGACTGCGGTCCTGGAGTCGAAGGAGAGCATTGAGCGTTCTCTGGAGCAGGCATTATCCAACGCCGCTGTGTTGAAAGAGGAGAATGAAAGCCTGAAATTCAAGCTGGACGACTTGTCGTCGAGATACTCGGCCGCGCAGTCGCTGATCGAGAACAGCCAGGCTCACGAACGAACTCTGAGCAACCGGATCTACGATTTAGAGAAATCCTGGTCGAAGCTGAGTGGTGTAAACGTAAGCACATTCAGCGAGCTGAACGAGACCACTTACCAGACGTTTGACGAGATGGCCATTCAGTATCAGTTAACGAAGCAGAAGCTCGAGGAGAAAGCGGAATTGGAGAAGCTCCTGGCTGATAGGATCGACGGGCTTGAGAACGATGTCCGGCAGACGAAGGAGGAGCTCGAGCAGGCGAATCTCACGAAGAGGTCGTACGAGAAGCAGCTGAAGGATATGAAGAACACGTGCGACAAGTACAAGTCTGAGGTGAATTCTTTAAAGAGGGGCGACTCGGGCCAAGCCGATGATAAGAAGGCGTCTAGTAAGAAGGATGCTGTGAGCGATCTGCTGCTTAGAACCGAGGAGGACCAACGGGAGCTGAAGCAGTTTAAAGCGACTCTGGAAGAAAAAGAGGCGGAGCTTATGGAGTCCCTGAAAACCGTGCACGGTTTGACGGAGAAGTTGAAGAAGTCGGAGGAGGAGTGCCAGCAGCTGAAGAGCGGCTTGTCTGCCGCTTGGGCGCATTGCGCGGACGTGGAGGAGAAGTTGAATCAGACTTTAGCGTTGAGCGACAGCAGGCTCGATGCTTCTGCGCCGTCGTCGAGCTACAGCAATGCCTTGGCGAAGCAATTTAAACTGGGCAGAGCTGCGAGTGACTCTATGAACACGACGCACGACCAAAGCACAGACACCAACAAGATTTTCTACGAGAAGAGCGAAGATAACACGAGGACGTTGTTGCAGGCGAAGCTTGCATCGGCTTCGGAAGAGAATGAAACATTGTCCAGGAAAGTGGAGTGCTTGATGGAAAAGGAGACTGATTATGAGGAAGCGAAGAAGAAACTGAGCTGCTACGCCATGCTCTCTGAGAACCTGTCCGCTGAGAAGGAACGCGTGGCAGAAGAGAACAGGGGTTTGAGGAGGAAGCTGGAGGACATGCATGCCTTGCAGGAATCTGTGAATCAACTGAGGGCGGAGAAGGAGTCTTTGCGTAAAGAGATCGACGCGCTGGTTTGCGTTCACGACGAGCAAATCAGCGCGATAAAAGCTGAGACCGCCTCGGAGATGAGGAAAGTGCAGTCGCTAATGCTGGGGGTAGAGAATGGCACCGCGGAGTTGCACGATCTGAAAACGGAACTGGAGACGCGCCACGCGAAGGAGATGGAAGAGCTGCGTACGTACTTCGAGCAGAAATGCTTGCTAATGGAGAAGCAGTACTCCGAGGAGATATTCAGCCAGCAGTCGAAGAAAATGTCTGACAACGACAGCGAGATCGCGGATCTGACAGAGGGTTTATATTTCGGAGGCGCCGGGGACTGCCTGAACGTTTCAAATATTTCTGAGCGCAGCTCGAGAGCTGGCTCTCCGTTAGGGGATGAACAGCCTAGGCACAACAGCAGCAACCTTATCAGTTTTGGTAAGCCCGAGCTCGAGCACGAGGCAAACATGAAGGCTCTGCAGCGGGAGCTGCAGAATAAAATCATCGAGGTGCAGGAGATGAAGCTGCATTATGAGAAAGCGTTGGGGGAGCAGAAGATCAAGTACGAAAGGGAGTTGCACGATAGCAGGGGGAAAGAGCGGCATGAATTCTTGGGGAATGTGATGAACCAG GCACTATTGACGCTGGAATCGGACGTGGAAGACAGCTGGCCGTCGGAATTACTGGAACTGCGGGACAAGCTCACCAGCAATGCGAAGCGCGAAATGCAGAATCTGAGACACGCGCATGCTGAAGAGGTGCACCGGCTGAAGGAGGAGCATTCGAAGAATGTGGCTAGGATGATCGATCGCCATCAGGAGGAGGTCAGCAGGATTAGGACAGCTGCTTCTCATTATGATAGGAAAGGAGACGTAGAGGGGGTGGTGGATGAAAG AAACAGCTTGAGTAAAACCTGCGCGACCCTGAAGACCCTGGTGGAAGAGCTGATAAAGTACTTCGTCATATGCGAAGAAGAAGTGAACAGCACACTGATCAACGAAGTCCTGAAGAGACAATTGTCCGACAGTGTGGTGAACGAAAAGACAGCACAGTCCGATGAAATCGAAAGACCGAAGAAGGACCAGGAGTCGACCGCCTCTGAAGCGAGGGTCCGCAGAGTTCACTTTGCCCCTCAGACCACCGAGATAGTCTCCATAATAAACAGCGACACGGAGACGTTGAAAGCAATGCTGGAGGAGAACGACGGGATCACCGAGAAGCTGAAGCACGAGTTGAACAACTGCGTGCGTCGCTTGAAGTCCGACAGCGCGGAGATCCTCGGTGCCTCATTGCTCGCCGGTGGAGAGCGCCGTAGCACGTTCTCGAAGGAGCTCGCGTGGGTGAACAAAGTGAACGAGGAGCTGAACTTGAAGCTGCACCAGGCGGAGTCGCTCATCATGAGCTACCAGGAGGAAGCGGAGCAACTGAAACTTACCATCCTCGATCTTCAAAGGAAGCTGATCAACGCGGAGAGCAAAAAGGAAATCATAACGGAGGGTTACGGGGAGAACGACGAAGCCGCCAGCGACATTACCCCGCAAGACTTCTCGCAGCTGCAGGAGAAAG CGAGGCATGTGCTGTCGAACGGCGGAGGAGACTGCTCCTATCTGCTGCAGTTAATAGAAGAGCTGTGCAGCCAGAGCGACAAATTGATGGAGGACGCGAGAAGGGAGAAAGAAGACTTGCAGCAGCAG CAGGTGCCTTTAGAACCCACTCCTCCCCCATACATTCACAGGGTTTGCTGCCGAAAG ATCGAGGCGGCGGACAAGCAGCTGAAAGCAACCCGTAGATTCCTGGACGAACAAGCAAGCGAGAGGGAAAATGAGCGGGACGAGGCCGCCAGGCAAATACACCTTTTGCAGGAGCAGCTCAAAGAACGAGAACGCGAGAAGGAACGGGACTCGCGCATCACGTCGGAG CAGTCTACACTATCACGTGAACCAACGTCAGAAGTCCCCGTGCTTCAAGCGTCTGACATCAGTGCAGCT GTGGAGGCTCTCGAGTCTCAGATGAGAGATCTGTCGTCTCTCATGTCGGACACAGAAGCAAAAAAGACGGAGACCGAGGTGGAACTAAAGGCGGCGATCGACAAGATCTGGGTGCTAAGGGAAATCATCACCGACCTGGAGCAGCAGTTGCAAATAAAGACCGAGAAAGATGAGTCCTTGCAGCTTCAAATTCATCAACTGGAGACCGTGATCGCCGCGCAGACCAAGAACCAGCACGAACTAGTCCAGGAGCTGGACTCAGTCAAGATGAGCAGCGAGAGTAAACACCTGAACGAACACATCAACCACCTGCAG GAGGAGTTGAGGAAGCACAAGCTAAGCACGGAGCAGTTCAACGTGAATTCTTCGGCGTTGAAGCAGATGAAGATAGAGCTGCGCGACATGCAGAGCCAGCTGGACAAGAGGATCAAGGATCTAGAGTCCGCGCACATGTGCAGTTCTACTTTGAGCTTGAGCCAGCCAAGCGAGGACGTCTCTATCAGAGAGCAGCTAGACGCCTCTCGGTGTCCGACTCCGGATGATCCTAATTCGCCGCCGATGTTGCCGCTGGACCAGCTACTCAAGCTCAAAGAGAAGATGACGAAGCACGCCAGAGCCGAGGAGGTCGCGTTCAAGAGGATCAAAGACCTGGACATGCAGGTGACCGCTCTGAAGAATCAGAACGAGGAGTTGCAAGCTGAGCAGGAGATCCTGCAGCAGACAGCCTCCGAGCAGCTCTTCCAAATAGAGGCGATGCGTGGTCGCCTGGAGCAGCACAAGCAGAGCGCCCCGTTCGCCCAGAGGCAAGCCACGTCGCGCTTGGAGCTGCAGCTCCACGAGGCTAACACGAAGTTCCAGTCCCTGGAGCGAACTATCGTCGACAAAGATCTGGAGCTGAAGGACATGAGTAACCAGCTGGACAGAGTGAATCAGCTGCTGCAAGAGAAGGAGGCGGAAATAGCAAACGTCGTGCAGGTAGAAAGCGCGACGATCCAGAAGCTGAAGGACCATCTGGAAGTGGCCGAGGACGAGAAGAAGATTCTGCAAGCGAAGGTCGGCGTCCAAGAGCACACGCAGTTAGAGCTGCCGCGGCTGATAGACAGCATACTGGCCGACAAGAACGAGGAAATAGATCACCTGAAGGAGCAGCTGTCCAAGAAGGAGAAGCAGCTTGAACTGTACTCTTCGTTGAACTTGGACGAGATGCAGCTGCGAGAATTGATGCGACAAGCGGAGCCGAAGAACAGTGCTCGCACGTTAAGCGACATCCTCTCCATCCACTCGGAGTGCGAGGAGACAACAGAGGCCATACGAAGCGCGAACGTCACGCAAGGGCTGCCCAATGTCTCCACATTCAAAGTTCCCACCCCGCCAGTTCTATTCAAGAGCGCGGATGACTCAGTCGCGCCTTTAATGAACACCACGAAAATGGGTATACAAGTGCCTCTATTAGACCTGGGCTTTCGCTCTCAAAGCCTGTCAGCCACGGCTAATCAGCAGTCCATGGTCATGGATTTGTTCCACAGCGGGCTCGAGTCGAGGTCCTCGGGCACCGTTTCAGTCGACGAGACTGACCGCGATTCTCAATCGAGGCAAGAGAGCACCAAGATGCAAGAGCTTCCGGAGAAGGAGTCCGACAGCACCCATTTCCGTCCTGACGATAGAAGCAGTGGCAACGTGTCGCGCGTAACCTCCATGAAATACACGCAGACGTCGATTAACGAGTCGATTAAAGAGGTGGAGAACCTGGAGATCCAGCTGCAAGCTGTAAGGGAGGAGTTGCAGGTGAAGTCCGCGCTGTTGGAACGGCGGGAGGCAGACCTGGCGGCTTTGCAGAAGCTTCACGACGAGCTGCGTCAGGAATTCAAGGAGGGAGCGGAGACGCTTACTAGGGACAAGCGTTTCTACCAGAACCAGTACGAGCTGTCGCGAGCGTCCGAGGCGAAGATAAAGAATGATCTGCAGGAGGTGGAGAACGTTCTGAAGCTGAGGAACGAGGAGATCCAGGAGCAGAAGAGTAAGATGCAAGTGAACGAGAAAATTATAATGGAACTGAGCTCGGAGAACGCGAGGCTGAAGGATACGGGGGAGAATGAGCAGGAGCAGGCGAGGAAGTACGCTGCTCTGCTGCAGGAGAAGCTGAAGGAGCTGCAGAATCTGAGGGACGCGATCCTCGAGAAGGACATCACCATCGAAACCATTCAGACGCGTAATATGGAGATAGAGAATGAGAACAAGCAGCTGTACGAGTTCAAGACCAAGTATCAGCTGTCGAAGCAGGAGATCGCGGAGTGTCAGAACGAGATTCAGAGGCTGACGGAGGGGCTGAATAATAGGGATCAGCTCATCAGACGGTTGGAGGAGATGGCTAGGCGGTCCAGCTTCTCGGGGACGTCCTCGCCGTCGAACGAGAAGGATCAGGAGATACATCACCTGCAGGAATATCTGAAGGAGAAGGACAAAGTTATCCGTCAGATGAGCGACGATAGCAAGAGCTTGCACAGAGCCCTGGAGACGATACAGAACAAGATGAAGGAGACTGGGAACGTGGTGGAGTTGAGGAGAAAGCTGAAGGACGAGCGGAGACTGAACGCTGAGCTGAGGAGCATGGTGGAGAAGCTGAGCAAGGAGTTGTCCGACTTGAAGCTCCCTGCGCAGCGGTCGCAGGATGACACTGACATCGAGGACATGGTGCAAAGGGAGCTGAATCTATCGGCGCATTTGGACAGGCAGATCATGAGTGCCATTGAAAGCGACACGGAGGAGAGAGTGTGCAGAGCAGAGAGGCAAACTCAAGGCCAGGCCCAGCAGGAAACGATCCAGAGGATTATGGAGCTGAAGTTGAAGATGAGTCAAGCCAGCAAGATCAACGAGGAGCTGAAGAAGCTGAAGGACGACCTAGAGATTGAGAGAGGAATGTTGAAGTGCCAGATCGCGGAGTACGAGGCTCGAATCTTCCAGCTGAAATCGGACTTGACAGAGGAGTCCAAGAAGGTCGCGAAGCTCGATGAAGAGCTGTCCTCTGAGAGGAACCTGGTCCGTACTTTGAGGATCCAGATCGAGAAGGAGCACAGGGCGATGCAGTCCGGTCAGATCCAGGACTCGGAGCTGATCGAGTTTCTTCAGAGCAAGCTGAAGACGTCCCTGGACAACGAGGCGAAGCTTCGCGGTGACCTGTCCTTGCTGCGGCAGGAGCACAAAAGCTTGGAGATACAGTTGAGCTTGATGAAGGACCACGTGCAATCGCAGAAAGCTGACGACTCGTCGCAGTTTGCAGACCTGTTGGAAACTGAGCGAAAGAAGTACCTGTCGCTGATGGAGAGCTTCGAGAGGGGGGAGCGGGACTGCGCGGAGTTGAAGGACACAGTTAGGAAATTGCAGATGGAGAAGAATCGGTTTGAGAAGCAGCTAGAGATGGAAGTGGAAGAGAAGGAGAAGATAGTGAGTAGTCTGGCTCTGATCGAAGGGATCAAGGACCACCTACACTCTGATCTCAGGCGTACGAAAGAGGAGGTGAAGGCCAGGGAGGCGGAGTGCGAGTGGCTACAGAAGAGGCTGAAGACTGTGTCCGATGCGGAAACCAGAAGGCAGGAGCAGAGGACCAGCGAGGAACACGAGCTCAAAGGATTGAGGAGGGAAATCAATAACGCTAGGGAAGTTATG ATGGATTTAGAGGCTGACATGAAGCAGTCTAAGCAGGAACTGACGGAATCACATGACCGTGAGATGAAACTGGCTGAGACACTGGAGACACTTAAAGAAAGAGAAGCAGATCTTCTTAAAGAACTGTCCGCCGCGAAAGACGAGGAGAAGAGGTTAAGGGATAAGGATCTGAGGACGTCCAACAGGAGGGAATCGGAACTCGCGAATGAACCGAAGGTTAGGTTCGCAAGCGAGAAGAACGAGTCTGCCAAGTATATACAGAAACTTAAG GACCTCACCGATAGCAATGAAAAGCTGGCGAATGAGAAGAGCGCGCTCCAGGAGAAGCTGATGAGAGTAAGGGAGGAGAAGGAACAGCTGATCCAGCGAGTGAAGCTACTTGAAGCTCAAATAAAACGAAGCAGAGGATCTCAAGCGCCAAACCTGCCGCATCCAGATTACGTGGAGAAA TTGCAGCACTTCTACGGGAAGTATTTGCGAGCCCACAGTCGGCGCAAGGCTTTGACGTACCAGAAACGCTACTTGTTAACCATAGTGGGCGGTTACCAGCTCTCTGAAGAGAACACGCTGAGCATTCTCGCTCAGTTGACTAAGGAGCAACGGTCTTACACTACCACCGGTCGCAATCGCAAGTCGCCGAAAGTGCGGTTCAGGAGCGCGGCGCTGGTTCTCATCAGCATACACAGAATGAAGTGGCTGATCTTGAGGTGGACCAGTGGTAAGCGAGCGGGAACCAAGACGTTATTGTGGAACATGGATCAGTCGTTTATACCGGTGCAGAAAATGTCCACGAATCATTCGCCACCTGTTCGAGAAAGGCCTGCTACAAA CGGGGACGGTGGTTTTGACGGATTCGCGCTTGAACAGTATTATCAGCGAATAAGGAACATTCAGCAGACATTAGGTTTAGCAATAGCAGAGTCCGGAAGTCGGCAGACTGCCCCAGAATAG